The Hahella sp. HNIBRBA332 genome window below encodes:
- a CDS encoding elements of external origin, which produces MGISIRAYARHRGVSDTAVRKAIQTGRITPEQDGTLDQERADREWERNTESPKVGSRRGVVKARTPEEISSNGNASLLQARTVNEVVKAQTNKVRLARLKGELVDRSQAIAHVFQLARTERDAWLNWPSRVSPHMAAHLGVDPHTFHVALESAVREHLQELGELRPRVDG; this is translated from the coding sequence ATGGGAATTTCCATTCGCGCCTATGCGCGTCATCGAGGCGTCTCCGACACCGCCGTTCGTAAGGCGATTCAGACGGGACGCATTACCCCCGAGCAGGACGGAACGCTGGACCAGGAACGGGCGGATCGGGAGTGGGAGCGCAATACCGAATCGCCCAAGGTCGGATCGCGCCGAGGCGTCGTCAAAGCGCGAACGCCCGAAGAAATCTCTAGTAACGGGAATGCCTCTCTTCTACAGGCGCGCACCGTCAATGAGGTGGTCAAGGCGCAGACGAACAAGGTTCGCCTGGCGCGACTAAAAGGCGAATTGGTGGATCGCTCGCAGGCGATCGCCCATGTGTTTCAGTTGGCGCGCACCGAACGCGACGCCTGGCTGAACTGGCCATCGCGAGTGTCCCCCCATATGGCGGCCCATCTTGGCGTTGACCCACACACTTTCCACGTGGCGCTGGAATCGGCGGTGCGCGAGCATTTGCAAGAACTTGGCGAGCTGCGTCCCCGAGTGGATGGATGA
- a CDS encoding phage terminase large subunit family protein, which produces MISGPDYDGAADIERAWREGLTPERLLSLSEWADHHRVLSSKASAEPGRWRTQRTPYLREIMDCLSPTSPVERVVFMKGAQVGGTEAGTNWIGYVIHHSPGPMMAVWPTVDMAKRSSKQRIDPLLEETPALTELVAPARSRDSGNTILSKEYRGGVLVMTGANSAVGLRSMPVRYLFLDEVDAYPVDVEGEGDAITLAEARTRTFSRRKIFIVSTPTIAGASAIEREYEASDQRRYVVPCPHCGHPQWLRFEQLRWERGRPDTVAYVCEACAVPIAEHHKTWMLERGEWRAMAPGRGTKTAGFHLSSLYSPIGWRTWADIAYAWESAVNKESGSNAAIKTFKNTELGETWVEEGETPDWQQLAERREDYPVGCVPAGGLLLVGGADVQQDRIEASIWAFGRGKTAWLVEHRVLMGDTAREDVWGRLAALLDETWSHEDGAQIPLTRFALDTGFATQEAYAFVRARRDPRLMAVKGRARGAALVGSPTAVDVTQGGRKLRRGVKLFSVAVGIAKLELYNNLRKHADMAEDGVTPVYPAGYIHLPRVDAEFLQQLCAEQLVTRRDRNGFPVREWRKMRERNEALDCYVYARAAACAAGLDRFEERHWRELEKTLRPPDTPEPPMARYDDKAALEGGLVVSKSRSPSRRRIQSAWLTR; this is translated from the coding sequence ATGATTTCGGGCCCGGATTATGACGGGGCGGCGGATATCGAACGGGCGTGGCGTGAGGGACTGACCCCAGAGCGATTGCTCTCCCTGTCGGAGTGGGCCGATCACCACCGGGTCCTGTCCAGCAAAGCCTCCGCGGAACCCGGGCGCTGGCGCACCCAGCGCACGCCCTACCTGCGAGAGATCATGGATTGTCTCTCTCCGACCTCGCCAGTTGAGCGGGTCGTGTTTATGAAGGGCGCACAGGTCGGCGGCACTGAGGCTGGCACGAACTGGATCGGTTACGTCATACATCATTCCCCCGGTCCCATGATGGCGGTCTGGCCCACCGTGGATATGGCGAAGCGGAGCTCCAAGCAGCGGATAGATCCCTTGCTGGAGGAGACGCCGGCGCTGACTGAATTGGTCGCCCCCGCGAGATCAAGAGACTCTGGCAACACCATCTTGTCGAAGGAGTATCGCGGCGGCGTATTGGTCATGACCGGCGCCAACTCCGCGGTGGGGCTGCGCTCCATGCCAGTGCGTTATTTGTTCCTGGACGAGGTGGACGCCTACCCGGTGGATGTGGAGGGCGAAGGCGACGCCATCACCCTGGCGGAAGCGCGCACGCGCACCTTCTCCCGGCGCAAGATATTCATTGTCTCCACCCCGACCATCGCCGGAGCCAGCGCGATTGAGCGCGAATACGAGGCGTCCGACCAACGCCGATATGTCGTGCCTTGTCCCCATTGCGGCCACCCGCAGTGGCTGCGCTTTGAGCAGCTACGATGGGAGCGTGGCCGTCCCGACACCGTCGCCTACGTGTGCGAAGCGTGCGCCGTCCCCATCGCCGAGCATCACAAAACCTGGATGCTGGAGCGCGGCGAGTGGCGAGCGATGGCGCCCGGGCGCGGAACCAAGACTGCAGGCTTTCACTTATCTTCTCTGTACAGTCCGATAGGCTGGCGCACCTGGGCGGATATCGCCTACGCCTGGGAGAGCGCCGTCAACAAAGAGTCAGGCTCCAACGCCGCGATCAAGACCTTTAAAAATACGGAGCTCGGCGAGACCTGGGTGGAGGAAGGCGAAACGCCGGATTGGCAACAGCTGGCGGAGCGGCGTGAGGATTATCCAGTCGGCTGCGTGCCCGCCGGCGGTCTCTTGCTGGTGGGAGGCGCGGACGTACAACAGGATCGCATCGAAGCGTCGATATGGGCCTTTGGTCGCGGCAAGACAGCGTGGCTGGTTGAGCATCGCGTGCTGATGGGCGATACCGCGCGCGAGGACGTCTGGGGACGTTTGGCGGCGTTACTTGATGAAACCTGGAGCCATGAGGATGGCGCGCAAATCCCCCTGACGCGATTCGCATTGGATACCGGCTTCGCCACACAGGAAGCCTATGCGTTCGTGCGCGCCCGTCGCGATCCACGCCTCATGGCCGTCAAAGGACGAGCGCGTGGCGCGGCGTTGGTCGGATCGCCCACGGCGGTGGATGTCACCCAGGGCGGTCGCAAATTGCGTCGGGGCGTCAAACTGTTCTCAGTGGCGGTGGGCATCGCCAAACTGGAGTTATACAACAACCTGCGCAAACACGCGGACATGGCGGAAGATGGGGTCACTCCCGTCTATCCGGCTGGCTACATTCACTTACCCCGGGTCGACGCCGAATTCCTGCAGCAGCTCTGTGCGGAGCAGCTGGTGACGCGCCGGGACCGCAACGGTTTTCCGGTGCGCGAATGGCGCAAGATGCGTGAGCGCAATGAAGCGTTGGACTGCTATGTATACGCCCGCGCTGCAGCCTGTGCGGCGGGGTTGGATCGATTTGAAGAACGGCATTGGCGGGAGCTCGAAAAAACACTGCGTCCGCCAGATACGCCAGAACCTCCTATGGCGCGTTATGACGACAAGGCCGCCCTCGAAGGCGGCCTTGTCGTTTCTAAATCCCGATCCCCAAGTCGACGCCGCATTCAGAGCGCGTGGCTGACACGATAA
- a CDS encoding DUF6362 family protein: protein MTEWTLEHVADRFTDAAITAQRLPPVRVQGYANSWPAILRKPWENMGAEPVVKRLPPDPAAIDRMLETFRWVKWLTEDQRHLVWMRADGCPWKVVCAHFGMDRTTGWRRWKAALSMVAHHLNASEERISFN from the coding sequence ATGACTGAATGGACATTAGAGCACGTGGCTGACCGTTTCACCGACGCGGCTATCACAGCGCAACGGCTGCCCCCTGTCCGGGTGCAGGGATACGCTAACAGCTGGCCAGCTATTCTACGCAAGCCCTGGGAGAACATGGGAGCGGAGCCTGTGGTGAAGCGATTGCCGCCCGATCCGGCCGCGATTGATCGCATGCTGGAGACCTTCCGTTGGGTGAAATGGTTGACCGAGGATCAACGTCACCTGGTGTGGATGCGGGCGGACGGCTGTCCCTGGAAAGTGGTCTGTGCGCACTTCGGTATGGACCGCACCACGGGATGGCGTCGCTGGAAGGCAGCGTTGTCCATGGTGGCCCATCATCTGAATGCTTCCGAGGAAAGGATTAGTTTTAATTAG
- a CDS encoding DUF3489 domain-containing protein, giving the protein MSHTLTPTQHAVLSHAIDHREGRVDWFPSHIKGGARKKVLIGLMQRNLIHSEGETWHVDDAAYEALGRAKPSRGGDSLEAIPDTNEVEPQRQPPRLRANSKQALVIQMLKRPEGATIDQLSQATGWQNHTVRGTLSGALKKKLGLNVISEKSADGERIYRIAKTDHP; this is encoded by the coding sequence ATGAGTCACACATTGACGCCCACACAACACGCTGTTTTGTCCCACGCTATCGATCACCGCGAGGGTCGCGTCGACTGGTTTCCAAGCCACATCAAAGGCGGCGCGCGCAAGAAAGTGCTGATCGGCCTGATGCAGCGAAACCTGATCCACTCCGAGGGAGAAACATGGCATGTCGATGACGCCGCCTACGAGGCGCTGGGACGCGCTAAACCGAGTAGGGGAGGGGACAGCCTTGAAGCGATCCCGGACACCAACGAGGTTGAGCCACAGCGCCAGCCACCCCGCCTCCGCGCTAACAGTAAGCAGGCCCTTGTCATCCAGATGCTGAAGCGCCCGGAAGGGGCCACCATCGATCAGCTCAGCCAAGCCACCGGTTGGCAAAATCACACGGTGCGCGGAACCCTCTCTGGGGCGCTGAAAAAGAAGCTGGGACTCAACGTGATCTCAGAAAAATCCGCAGACGGCGAGCGCATTTATCGCATCGCAAAAACCGATCACCCATAA
- a CDS encoding phage portal protein — MAWFARLRKGLFGQTAPTYDGVGGGRRALAWQVGNPGAVAALAFTQNELRAKSRDLARRNVWAAAGVEAYVANAIGVGVKPQSLVKEPRLREAIHELWRDWCEDADAAGLTDFYGLQALVCRAMLEGGECLVRLRYRRPEDDLPVGLQLQVLEPEHLDPTLNQDLPNGHTVRAGIEFDRLGRRVAYHLYRTHPGDGLLAPASGATDLETVRVPATEILHVFRPLRPGQIRGEPWLARALVKLNELDQYDDAELVRKKTAAMFAGFITRIGPEDNLMGEGAPDGQGAALAGLEPGALQILEPGEDIKFSQPADVGASYADFMRQQFRAVAAAMGITYEMLTGDLTQVNYSSIRAGLLEFRRRCEAIQHGVIVHQLCRPIWRAWMTQAVLEGALQAPDFANRRRDYLAVKWVPQGWQWVDPKKEFDALIVAIRAGLLSRSEAISAFGYDAETIDREIAADNARADELGLTFDSDPRPAAAATDAAPSDSSED; from the coding sequence ATGGCCTGGTTCGCGCGTCTGCGCAAAGGGCTGTTCGGGCAGACCGCGCCAACCTATGACGGGGTCGGCGGCGGCCGTCGGGCGCTCGCCTGGCAAGTGGGCAATCCCGGTGCGGTGGCGGCGTTGGCGTTCACCCAGAATGAGCTGCGCGCCAAAAGCCGGGATCTGGCCCGCCGCAATGTCTGGGCCGCGGCGGGCGTCGAAGCCTACGTCGCCAATGCCATCGGTGTCGGCGTCAAACCCCAGTCCCTGGTCAAAGAACCCCGTTTGCGGGAAGCCATTCATGAGCTGTGGCGCGACTGGTGCGAAGACGCCGACGCCGCCGGACTGACGGATTTCTATGGCCTGCAGGCGTTGGTGTGTCGCGCCATGCTGGAGGGCGGCGAGTGCTTGGTGCGGCTACGTTACCGCCGTCCAGAAGACGATCTGCCGGTTGGTCTGCAACTGCAGGTGCTGGAGCCGGAGCATCTGGACCCGACGCTGAATCAGGACCTCCCCAACGGCCATACCGTACGCGCCGGCATTGAGTTCGATCGCCTGGGGCGGCGTGTCGCCTACCATCTGTATCGCACGCATCCAGGAGACGGTCTGCTCGCCCCAGCGTCCGGCGCGACGGACTTGGAAACAGTGCGGGTTCCCGCCACCGAAATCCTACATGTGTTCCGGCCGCTGCGACCGGGTCAGATCCGCGGCGAACCCTGGCTGGCCCGCGCCCTGGTCAAGCTCAACGAGCTGGATCAATACGACGACGCCGAACTGGTGCGCAAGAAAACCGCGGCGATGTTCGCCGGTTTCATCACGCGCATCGGCCCGGAGGACAACCTGATGGGCGAAGGCGCGCCGGACGGACAGGGAGCCGCGCTGGCGGGACTGGAGCCCGGGGCGTTGCAGATTCTCGAGCCTGGCGAGGACATCAAGTTCTCGCAACCGGCGGACGTCGGCGCCAGCTATGCGGACTTCATGCGTCAACAGTTTCGCGCCGTCGCCGCAGCGATGGGCATCACCTACGAGATGCTCACTGGCGATTTGACCCAGGTAAATTACTCCTCGATCCGCGCCGGCCTGCTGGAGTTTCGACGTCGCTGCGAAGCGATTCAACACGGCGTCATTGTCCATCAGCTATGCCGCCCCATCTGGCGCGCATGGATGACTCAAGCGGTGCTGGAAGGCGCTTTGCAGGCGCCCGATTTCGCCAACCGTCGGCGTGACTATCTCGCCGTCAAATGGGTGCCCCAGGGATGGCAGTGGGTCGATCCCAAGAAAGAATTCGATGCGCTGATCGTGGCCATTCGCGCCGGGTTACTGTCCCGCTCTGAAGCCATCTCCGCGTTTGGTTATGACGCGGAAACCATCGACAGAGAAATTGCCGCTGATAACGCGCGCGCAGACGAGCTCGGTCTGACGTTCGACTCCGATCCCAGGCCAGCCGCTGCAGCGACCGACGCCGCCCCTTCCGATTCCTCCGAAGACTAA
- a CDS encoding crossover junction endodeoxyribonuclease RuvC has protein sequence MTLSVLALDLGTRTGWAAKGKDHAIVSGVMNFKPQRFEGGGMRFLRFRRWLTELKANLDDIDALYFEEVRRHVSTDSAHAYGGFLATLTAWCEHHEIPYQGVPVGTIKRHVSGKGNASKEDVIAAVRKRGFNPADDNEADALAIMLWVQDTQETEYENA, from the coding sequence ATGACCTTATCAGTATTGGCGCTGGATCTGGGAACACGCACCGGATGGGCGGCGAAAGGAAAGGACCACGCTATTGTCAGTGGCGTGATGAACTTTAAACCCCAGCGCTTTGAAGGCGGCGGTATGCGCTTTTTGAGATTCAGGCGTTGGCTGACCGAGCTGAAAGCGAATCTGGACGACATTGACGCGCTGTATTTCGAGGAGGTTCGCCGGCATGTCTCCACGGATTCCGCGCATGCCTATGGCGGCTTTCTGGCGACGCTAACGGCTTGGTGCGAGCACCATGAGATCCCTTACCAAGGTGTGCCGGTAGGCACGATCAAGCGGCATGTCAGCGGCAAAGGCAACGCCAGCAAGGAGGACGTGATAGCGGCCGTACGGAAACGGGGATTCAATCCTGCGGATGATAACGAGGCGGATGCCTTGGCGATCATGCTGTGGGTGCAGGACACACAGGAGACGGAATATGAAAACGCCTAA
- a CDS encoding S49 family peptidase translates to MPMIHLASRLIGTPLLIARCKLDVILAVVGGRIGLANPGVSLTPPAPRARKDSAPGIAVIPVHGSLVRRTLGLEAASGLSSYGQIAQSLDAAVADPQVAGILLDIDSPGGEAGGVFELAERIRAAHARKPVWAHANDSAFSAAYAIAASAGRLSLSQTAGVGSVGVIALHVDQSAKDARDGLAYTALYAGEHKNDLSPHAPLSPEAASSLQAEVDRLYRIFVSQVAQMRNLSEDNVRNTKARLFFGEEAVSLGLADAVSSFDQTLSEFSDALRRQGAITPRERRNAHAYPRSSKELIVSEVPPETLPTHVDDPVVEASIEPASPPVQAPPYAQAQAIAELCLIAGVPQRTAEFLAAGSSEAQVRQVLLSARAEQPEIASRITAETGTQQRPEHSPVVAAVKRLAGEA, encoded by the coding sequence ATGCCGATGATTCATTTAGCGTCCCGCTTGATCGGGACGCCGCTACTGATCGCCCGCTGCAAACTGGATGTGATCCTGGCGGTGGTGGGTGGTCGCATAGGACTGGCCAACCCGGGCGTGAGCCTCACGCCGCCGGCGCCGCGAGCGCGCAAAGACAGCGCGCCCGGCATTGCGGTTATCCCCGTGCATGGTTCGCTGGTGCGGCGCACGCTGGGCCTTGAAGCCGCGTCTGGCCTGTCTTCCTATGGCCAGATCGCGCAAAGCCTGGATGCCGCCGTGGCCGACCCACAGGTGGCGGGTATTTTACTCGACATTGATTCGCCGGGCGGTGAAGCCGGCGGGGTCTTTGAGCTGGCTGAACGCATCCGCGCGGCGCATGCCCGCAAGCCGGTCTGGGCGCACGCCAATGACTCCGCTTTCTCCGCCGCCTACGCCATCGCCGCAAGCGCGGGTCGGCTCAGCTTGTCGCAGACCGCAGGCGTGGGCTCGGTGGGCGTGATCGCGCTGCACGTGGACCAGTCAGCGAAAGACGCCCGCGACGGATTAGCGTACACGGCGCTGTACGCCGGCGAGCATAAAAACGATCTGTCTCCCCATGCCCCGTTATCGCCGGAAGCCGCCAGTTCTCTCCAGGCGGAAGTGGATCGTCTGTACCGGATATTCGTCAGCCAGGTCGCCCAGATGCGCAACCTGAGCGAGGACAACGTGCGCAATACGAAAGCGCGTCTGTTCTTTGGCGAAGAAGCCGTGTCGTTAGGGCTGGCGGACGCCGTCTCAAGCTTTGATCAAACCCTCTCTGAATTCTCCGATGCGTTACGGCGACAAGGCGCGATCACGCCTCGTGAACGTCGCAACGCGCACGCTTACCCCCGCTCGTCCAAGGAGCTTATTGTGTCTGAAGTCCCCCCAGAAACCTTACCCACTCACGTTGACGATCCTGTCGTGGAAGCGTCTATCGAGCCGGCTTCGCCGCCGGTGCAGGCGCCGCCTTACGCCCAGGCGCAGGCCATTGCCGAGCTTTGTTTGATTGCTGGCGTTCCCCAACGCACCGCCGAGTTTCTCGCCGCGGGCAGCAGTGAGGCGCAGGTCCGGCAGGTCTTGCTGAGCGCGCGGGCGGAGCAGCCTGAAATCGCCTCGCGCATTACAGCGGAAACCGGAACGCAGCAGCGCCCCGAACACAGCCCGGTTGTCGCCGCGGTAAAACGTTTGGCGGGAGAAGCGTAG
- a CDS encoding phage head-tail joining protein, with product MYTQEQLDVLKRALATGERRVSFGDKTVEYRSVAELQAAIRTVEAEISRHAHTPRVRRIYMTTGKGA from the coding sequence ATGTATACCCAAGAGCAACTTGATGTTTTGAAGCGGGCGTTGGCCACCGGCGAGCGCCGGGTGAGCTTCGGCGACAAAACGGTGGAGTACCGTTCGGTGGCCGAGCTGCAGGCGGCGATACGCACTGTGGAGGCGGAGATTTCCCGACACGCACATACGCCGCGGGTAAGACGGATTTATATGACGACGGGCAAAGGCGCCTGA
- a CDS encoding phage/plasmid primase, P4 family has translation MIDFNEPVARPLENRDLHAEREAIRAELIANLESVLTTLYPAGKRRRHLFLIGDVLGSPGESLEVVLEGEKAGLWTDRAEGVGGDIYAMIAGYYHVDAYADFSRVLDLAVELLGRSRTQPTRKRSKSPPVDDLGPATAKWDYLDAAGKLLGVVYRYDPPGRRKEFRPWDAKRRKMTPPEPRPLYNQPGIAQSEQVVLVEGEKCAQALIDAGICATTAMNGAKAPVDKTDWRPLMGKHVVIWPDRDAPGWAYADQASQAILRVGGLSVAILTPPEDKPEGWDAADALEEGFDAAGLISAGPRMPIELHCDEVDSEILLSDVEWATEDGLATAFTRRYGEDWRYCSLWGKWLVWSGMRWNSDQVLFVQHLVRGVCRAASQKADNDKRKGRLASAAAIAAVEKIARSDPQHASTPEEWDADIWALNTPGGVVELHTGRIRSHRREDRMTKSTTATPKGECPTWRSFLADVTGQDADLQAYLQRVVGYCLSGATSAHALFFLYGTGANGKSVFVNVVGAILGDYAANAPMDTFMEARGDRHPTDLAGLRGARFVSAIETEQGRRWNESKVKSITGGDKVSARFMRQDFFEYVPQFKLLIAGNHKPAIRNVDEAMKRRLHLIPFTVTVPPEKRDGGLTDKLLAEREGILAWAVEGCLEWQRMGLNPPACVSAATEEYFEAEDALGQWIDERCERSAEAKAASSELYADWREWAERAGEYVGSIKRFSEILITRNFSQSRLHGGTRAFKGLRLRPKSFPRSYYDPYD, from the coding sequence ATGATCGACTTTAATGAACCTGTAGCACGCCCCTTGGAAAACCGGGATCTCCATGCCGAACGAGAGGCGATTCGCGCTGAGCTGATCGCCAATCTGGAGTCGGTGCTGACAACGCTGTATCCAGCGGGTAAACGTCGCCGCCATCTGTTCTTGATTGGTGACGTGTTAGGCAGTCCTGGCGAAAGTTTGGAAGTGGTTCTGGAAGGCGAAAAAGCGGGTCTTTGGACTGATCGGGCGGAAGGCGTCGGTGGCGATATCTACGCCATGATTGCCGGGTATTACCACGTTGACGCATACGCGGACTTTTCCAGGGTTCTTGATCTGGCCGTCGAGTTGTTGGGTCGTTCTCGCACCCAGCCCACACGCAAGCGAAGCAAGTCGCCGCCGGTGGATGATCTCGGTCCGGCGACGGCCAAGTGGGATTATCTGGACGCGGCTGGAAAACTCTTGGGGGTGGTGTATCGCTACGATCCTCCTGGGCGAAGGAAGGAATTCCGGCCCTGGGACGCCAAGCGTCGCAAGATGACGCCGCCCGAGCCTCGTCCCCTGTACAACCAACCCGGCATCGCGCAGTCGGAACAGGTGGTGTTGGTGGAAGGCGAGAAATGCGCCCAGGCGCTGATCGATGCAGGTATCTGCGCCACCACGGCGATGAATGGAGCCAAAGCGCCAGTGGACAAAACCGACTGGCGTCCGCTGATGGGCAAGCATGTGGTGATCTGGCCTGATCGGGATGCGCCGGGTTGGGCCTACGCCGACCAGGCCTCTCAGGCGATTCTACGGGTGGGAGGACTATCGGTCGCCATTCTGACGCCACCGGAGGACAAACCCGAGGGCTGGGATGCCGCGGACGCACTGGAGGAAGGCTTTGACGCGGCGGGGCTTATCTCAGCCGGTCCCCGTATGCCAATAGAGCTCCATTGCGACGAGGTGGATTCGGAAATTCTATTGAGTGACGTCGAATGGGCCACGGAGGACGGCCTGGCCACAGCCTTCACACGTCGCTATGGCGAGGACTGGCGGTATTGCTCTCTCTGGGGCAAATGGTTGGTGTGGTCAGGCATGCGCTGGAACTCGGACCAGGTGCTGTTTGTTCAGCATCTTGTGCGCGGTGTTTGCCGCGCCGCGTCTCAAAAGGCGGACAACGATAAACGCAAAGGCCGGCTGGCGAGCGCCGCCGCCATTGCCGCCGTGGAGAAGATCGCGCGTTCTGATCCCCAGCACGCCTCCACACCGGAGGAATGGGATGCGGATATCTGGGCGTTGAATACGCCCGGTGGCGTGGTCGAACTGCACACGGGCCGGATACGTTCACACCGTCGCGAAGACCGCATGACCAAGTCGACCACCGCAACGCCTAAAGGCGAATGTCCAACATGGCGGAGCTTTCTGGCGGATGTGACGGGACAGGACGCCGATCTGCAGGCGTATTTGCAAAGAGTGGTCGGCTATTGCCTGAGTGGCGCCACCAGCGCACACGCGTTGTTTTTCCTCTACGGCACAGGCGCCAACGGCAAAAGCGTGTTCGTGAACGTGGTGGGAGCCATTCTGGGCGACTACGCCGCCAATGCGCCAATGGACACCTTCATGGAGGCGCGCGGCGATCGACACCCAACGGATCTGGCGGGCCTGCGCGGAGCACGCTTCGTGTCGGCCATTGAGACCGAGCAAGGCCGGCGCTGGAACGAGTCTAAGGTCAAATCCATTACCGGTGGCGACAAGGTTTCCGCGCGCTTCATGCGCCAGGACTTCTTTGAGTATGTCCCTCAATTCAAGCTGCTGATTGCAGGGAATCACAAACCGGCTATCCGCAATGTCGACGAAGCGATGAAGCGTCGGCTGCATCTGATTCCATTCACCGTGACCGTACCACCAGAAAAACGCGACGGTGGCCTGACCGACAAACTGCTTGCCGAGCGCGAAGGCATTCTCGCCTGGGCGGTGGAAGGATGTCTGGAATGGCAGCGCATGGGTCTCAATCCGCCCGCCTGCGTGAGTGCGGCGACGGAGGAATATTTTGAGGCGGAGGACGCCCTTGGGCAGTGGATTGATGAGCGCTGTGAGCGATCGGCGGAAGCGAAAGCGGCCTCTTCGGAATTGTATGCGGATTGGCGTGAGTGGGCTGAACGCGCTGGCGAGTATGTCGGCTCCATCAAACGCTTTTCAGAAATCCTCATCACACGCAACTTTTCTCAGAGTCGATTGCACGGGGGAACGCGCGCCTTTAAAGGGCTCAGGCTACGTCCCAAGTCGTTTCCACGCAGTTATTACGACCCTTACGATTAA
- a CDS encoding site-specific DNA-methyltransferase → MSAVGAPSYPPLIVQYRSVEALIPYCRNARTHSEEQVAQIAASIAEFGWTNPILVDGENGVVAGHGRLLAARKLGMVDVPIIELAHLSPTQKRAYILADNQLALKAGWDEQLLRVELEALQEDGFDLDLTGFDADDLAALLEAEETEVVGQTDDDSVPEEEEAVVSQSGDVWLCGEHRVLCGDATSPNAYAELFSDRKQADMVFTDPPYNVNYANSAKDKLRGKNRAILNDNLGDGFYDFLLAALSPTLAHCRGAIYIAMSSSELDTLQAAFREAGGKWSTFIIWAKNTFTLGRSDYQRQYEPILYGWPEGARRHWCGDRDQGDVWQIKKPAKNDLHPTMKPVELVERAIRNSSRPGDMVLDPFGGSGSTLIAAEKSGRVARLIELDPKYVDVIVRRWQDWTGEKAVREGDGSSFGSCLEGTHSRCLTENECPE, encoded by the coding sequence TTGTCCGCGGTTGGCGCCCCAAGCTATCCGCCATTGATTGTTCAATACCGGTCAGTGGAAGCGCTCATTCCGTATTGCAGAAACGCGCGTACGCACTCCGAGGAACAGGTGGCGCAGATCGCCGCCAGTATCGCGGAGTTTGGCTGGACCAACCCGATCCTGGTCGACGGTGAAAACGGCGTTGTCGCCGGCCACGGGCGCTTGCTGGCGGCGAGAAAACTAGGAATGGTGGACGTCCCGATCATTGAACTCGCGCATTTGTCGCCAACGCAGAAACGCGCCTATATCCTCGCGGACAATCAGCTGGCCTTAAAGGCGGGCTGGGACGAGCAATTGCTGCGTGTTGAACTGGAGGCGCTGCAGGAAGACGGTTTCGACCTGGACCTGACCGGATTCGACGCGGACGATCTGGCGGCGTTGCTGGAGGCGGAGGAAACCGAGGTAGTGGGTCAAACTGACGACGACTCGGTTCCCGAAGAGGAAGAGGCCGTAGTCTCCCAATCCGGCGACGTCTGGTTGTGTGGCGAACATCGCGTCCTCTGTGGCGACGCAACCTCACCAAATGCGTACGCCGAATTATTCAGCGATCGGAAGCAGGCGGATATGGTGTTTACCGATCCTCCCTATAACGTGAATTACGCGAACAGCGCCAAAGACAAGCTGCGCGGTAAGAATCGCGCGATCTTAAACGACAATCTCGGCGACGGCTTTTACGACTTCTTGTTGGCGGCGTTGAGCCCAACCCTTGCACATTGTCGGGGCGCAATCTACATCGCTATGTCCTCCAGCGAGCTGGACACCCTGCAGGCGGCGTTTCGGGAAGCGGGAGGCAAATGGTCGACGTTCATCATCTGGGCCAAGAACACCTTTACGCTGGGACGCTCAGACTACCAGCGCCAATATGAGCCAATACTGTACGGCTGGCCGGAAGGCGCACGCCGACACTGGTGCGGCGATCGCGATCAAGGCGACGTATGGCAAATTAAAAAGCCGGCGAAAAACGACCTGCATCCCACCATGAAGCCGGTGGAACTGGTGGAGCGCGCCATCCGCAATTCCAGCCGACCGGGAGATATGGTGCTTGACCCATTTGGCGGTTCAGGCTCCACATTGATCGCAGCGGAAAAGTCTGGACGCGTCGCGCGTCTGATCGAACTCGATCCCAAATACGTGGATGTGATCGTGCGCCGTTGGCAGGATTGGACGGGAGAAAAAGCCGTCCGTGAAGGTGATGGATCTTCATTTGGTAGTTGCTTGGAGGGAACGCATTCAAGGTGCTTAACGGAAAACGAGTGTCCCGAGTAA